One genomic region from Amycolatopsis sp. FBCC-B4732 encodes:
- a CDS encoding 3-hydroxybutyryl-CoA dehydrogenase, with the protein MERAGVVGCGQMGAGIAEVCARAGLDVVVVESSPDAAAAGRHRLETSLARAEKKGKIPDAAGVLQRIRVTESLDDLADRTFVVEAIVEDEAVKTELFGRLDKIVTAPDAVLASNTSSIPIMKLGTATERPAQVVGVHFFNPVPVLALVELVPSLLTAEATVERARTFAQDALGKQAILCQDRAGFVVNALLIPFILAAIRMFESGFATREAIDEGLVRGAAHPQGPLALADLIGLDTTKAVAESLYEEFKEPLYAPPPLLARMVDAGLLGRKTGRGFYTYERP; encoded by the coding sequence ATGGAACGCGCGGGCGTGGTCGGGTGCGGGCAGATGGGTGCCGGGATCGCCGAGGTGTGCGCCCGGGCCGGTCTCGACGTCGTGGTCGTCGAATCGAGTCCGGACGCGGCGGCGGCCGGGCGGCACCGGCTCGAAACGTCGCTCGCACGGGCGGAGAAGAAGGGCAAGATCCCCGACGCCGCCGGGGTGCTGCAGCGGATCCGGGTCACCGAATCCCTGGACGACCTCGCCGATCGCACCTTCGTCGTGGAAGCGATCGTCGAAGACGAAGCCGTCAAGACGGAGCTGTTCGGCCGGCTCGACAAGATCGTGACCGCGCCGGACGCGGTCCTGGCGTCCAACACCTCCTCCATCCCGATCATGAAGCTGGGCACCGCCACCGAGCGGCCCGCCCAGGTCGTGGGCGTGCACTTCTTCAACCCCGTGCCGGTGCTCGCGCTGGTCGAGCTCGTGCCCAGCCTGCTCACCGCCGAAGCCACGGTCGAGCGGGCCCGGACCTTCGCCCAGGACGCGCTCGGCAAGCAGGCGATCCTCTGCCAGGACCGCGCGGGGTTCGTGGTCAACGCGCTGCTGATCCCGTTCATCCTCGCCGCGATCCGCATGTTCGAGTCCGGCTTCGCGACCCGCGAGGCCATCGACGAAGGCCTCGTCCGCGGCGCCGCGCACCCGCAGGGACCGCTGGCGCTGGCCGACCTGATCGGCCTCGACACCACCAAGGCCGTCGCCGAATCCCTCTACGAGGAGTTCAAGGAACCGCTCTACGCGCCCCCGCCGCTGCTCGCCCGGATGGTCGACGCGGGCCTGCTCGGCCGCAAGACCGGTCGCGGCTTCTACACCTACGAGCGGCCATGA